ATAACCCCCACGAAGTTCTATTTTCGTACTTATTTGTTGCAATTTTACACTGCGATAAACCGCATAcgttataaaaacataaatatttcttttaccaCGCCTCATCCATTCATCAAAACATGGGAAACACTTGGAATTTGAGATCATCCGTATTCATCACCCCCGAATCACGTCGGCCGCAGCCTGCCATTCATCTTGCTCATCGCGCTGACGGCAGATACAAAGATTGCGCTTTCAACTTTATATCACGGGTATATAATCAGCATCAATATAATAGTACCAACAAATTGGTAACAACGAAACCtagaaattacaaaattttagtGGTGCCGAcagatatacacggtggctaaaaaataagtgcattcccgttgccagggaggttttgggattatactgagcaaccttaactatgggaccaaccccgaaattgcaaaaaaaaatttggctgtttcatacattttattttggctagtccattttcgatttcgtggttggtactatagtaaaagttgctcaatataatcccaaacGCTATATAAATATAACCAATACCATTATACCATACCATCCTTATCAACTTAGTAAAGAGCTAAAGAGTAAAGACACAGATAGTTATaaagagcaaagatagatataactccgtaatagatggatacagtctaaggaaaaaacgtgcctcgaaaatcacgaaaatttgattctcgatcagatggcgccactagttttggcctacactcgtatagagggcgttgactgtttcgtttgttatttataattttaacgcgtaccagtgaaagaacatgggtcaaaatcatataaaaataattaatgcaaataaaaaaataatttatccatatttaaatacattttatcgtatttttataaatatttatttttagttttaaagtgtgtcgacagatggcagtgaattaactggggttacaaaatttactatgacagtaacgctctagtataagttactctatgtaaagAGTTTAGTTTTCAATGCGCATCTAGACtagataattaaatgatataCTACTCGCCAATAGATGTCACCAATGACGCCTCCGGAACTTAGTGATGTTTAGGAAAGTCTGTAGATGGCGTGGTAGTCAAATATTGTAAAGCGCCATCTATGATCTGGACACTTAACTTTTGAATGCTCTTATAGAGTATTACTATTCGCTGACAGATGGCGCTGAAaccgtaaataaaaacaaagtcaCTTTTACAAACTtcatttgaataaattatttttatacagttCAGACGAGTATGTATATGTTAATTTATCGACATTTTTTAAGGACAACATTCAATTTCCTATAGACTAATGCGGCTATGCCACCATTTACAAAGTAAGTAGAGACACAAACCACGCAGAAATCCCGTAGAACGAATAATAAAAGGTAGGCTAAATAGACGCAGGCGAGAACCGACATCACTGCAGTTAAAAACTGTAGTTGCACCACCGAAACGTTGTCGTACGTAGCTGAAACAAGAATTAgggttaatataatttatatgcaAAATATCCCGCAATATTATGTGCAATATAGCTACATAGATGGCATTATCATTAgtatttatcaaagatagatataactctaagttactctatggtatttatCAAAGATTTATTCATTGATTGTACtagacaattaaaattatataatttaattatataatattattatattctttctttagttaagtatttgcatgcaacaatgtattttaattgGTACAGTGTATACCTAATTTCAGTATGCCTGTCGGCGAAGCATACTTAGCGTTCTataatactttttgtactgaccaACACTGTtacctatgtttacaaataaatcatttgagtttgagttgaGTTTGAGTGAGTTTAGATGTGTAAAGTCTCGTAAAGTACAAACTCGTGCTAGGAATTTGACAGctaatgtagatggcgctgtaggCTCCGTACTAATGTAAAGATAATCAAAAAtcgacaatggggttggcaactgtcaaaggtttgcatagatggcgccatcatagcttgcccctttctcTAGTTGAACTATATGAGATTTGGCTAAAAgagcatccagggcataaaattctattaaaaaaacaagaatttgacacaattctagggattgacagggcaagctatgctggcgccatctactaaatacttcgaccggccaaccccattactaCAAAACCATGGCatcgtacagcgccatcttctTCAGCTATCACTTGCATCTtttaggcggttatcacactggatgcgattcGCATGTCGCTCCGATGTGCGAGCCGGATGTCCGCCTTACAATACACAGCTTATAATATACACAACGAATCTTTATCTAAGCCCGGCGCGGAAGGAATGTGTTTGTCAGAACACCATCTAAGGAAATAGTAGTTGTGAGTATTTTCAGGTCAGTCGGGACATGTACACCGACCGAGAGCTAggcatctcaacattctcaactGAGCTAAAAGGCTTAGATATTTACGTTTCAGGTCCTTCCGTTATAATAACCAACCATTCCCTTTCCTTACTGGAAAAAGCACGGTTACCTACGTTGGAAGGGCCTCTAACCCTTTATTGATCTAACGTAAGATGTATTCTAACAATAAGGTTAGGCACAGTAACTCCTATGGACGCACTTGTCCCGATTGACTTTTAACTCGACAACctgacgaaataaaaaaaaacattgaaaatgaTATAATCCCGCAATGATATCCTTGGCCCCGAAAACAGGAAAACAACGGGGGAAAACAAATCTGTGGCCCTAGTGAATAAGGGTACAAATCTCGGGCAGCCCAGTTGTAAAAGGGTTCCACGTAAGTTCAACGTAACACTTATGCCCTTTTAGCCTAAGCTGTAcgagacttgtaccctttttACTAGGGCTGCAGAAATATCAGCCGGCCTTATACGCTATCGagttatgtacttacctactataATAGTGCACGACCGCAAAGTCAATAAATCATTATCAGCAACTCAGTAAAATATCGATTCACACTTCCCAGGGTGCAAGTGTACAAAGTGGCCGGAGTGGCCCATTACGTTAACAGTTACCCACTCGTGAGCTACCAAATAAGCGTAAAATACTTACTTTGCGCTTAGCTTCTAAGGCTTTAGCAATAGTTTTCTCAGGAAAGAGTCACGACTGCGGTGATGCGGGCGCATCGCGATTGTCGATTATCGACTTTTCAAGTTAGATTAACATTGAGTAGGCACTTGGTGCATGTCGAAAGAAATAGCAAGTTACCAGATTTGTAGCACGGGCAAAAATTGCCTTAAgggtccgcagcaagctcggttctcaatACAAACGTACCTAGTTacactttcattttaaaacgaccagctaactagattgctctgaaactttgtacttacaataggtaaaggttaataataattaggtgaTTAAATAATTAggttatgtagcttcagataccataggtagtttaataaaaatacagcgaatttatgtttttcatacaaaacttgtttttgctatataaactaattacaggcatagatatacgtCATGTTACAATgacatgtgcaaagtttcattacaatccaacgcgtagttttaaaataatgttattaaaatattgaaaagtattgtataatattagagCATCATTAGGTATGTATGGACATATACCCTATACTTACTCATAAGAATCATTAGGCAGTAGAAAACAATTCCATAAATGCAATTCGGAAGTTCCAACGGCGACCCTTTCGCCACCAAGCCAAATCCTTTAGAGAaactgcgaaaaaaaaaaacaatatattaaGTAAGTAGATATCATTAGAGTTAAAAACATAAAGTTAATAAGGTAGGTACACTATCGTATTTTTTATTGCTATCCAGTACCtaatttaaggtggttcgactaggttacccaaagctta
The window above is part of the Cydia strobilella chromosome 12, ilCydStro3.1, whole genome shotgun sequence genome. Proteins encoded here:
- the LOC134746095 gene encoding vitamin K epoxide reductase complex subunit 1-like protein 1, encoding MGKKGLDRAIISAAIVGILISTYALFVEMTAEANPEYKAYCDLAEKASCSSVLTSDFSKGFGLVAKGSPLELPNCIYGIVFYCLMILMTTYDNVSVVQLQFLTAVMSVLACVYLAYLLLFVLRDFCVVCVSTYFVNGGIAALVYRKLNVVLKKCR